The Dehalococcoidia bacterium genome includes a window with the following:
- a CDS encoding heme lyase CcmF/NrfE family subunit has product MIVEAGQIALVLALMASVYAAAASIIGVSRRSSELLVSGRYALYSVLPLLLVATAALVYAFVTNDFSVKYVAENSNLAMPQAYTWVAFYAGNSGSMLYIAVVFSLMAVIAVAGIRKALPYTSPYATGIMSLVLAFLLGVMVFLANPLARLAIVPLDGQGINPLLVHFGMFIHPPLQMAGLVSVAIPFSIAIGALLANRGGNDEWVDQGRLWGMVSWVILTVGLMLGSWWAYTILGWGGYWAWDPVENSALMPWLAMTAFVHSIMVQKRRGMFRMWNMIIIIVGFTMAQMGMFINRGGPVPSVHSFAQSTMGWVFLAFMIVTLVGAVAVFIWKSDTLRSRGQLESALSRESVFLAQNVLFLTVAFVTLWGTIFPIFSEAANDTVVTVGQPFFNRVNGPVLLLIVLMMGLGPLLPWRRATVSHALRLVRVPLAGGLITGAVLLAIGITRPVALVAFMTCGLVVTGILYEWLRGTLARHRGGEEYPVAFVRLLSANRPRYGGYIVHLAIIMLAAGAIASSFYSVQRDFAMTTGDSATVGDYSFTFIGTRHATFADRQEDYARFEVFKGDSYLGIMEALRAEYPAFRIASTQGAIHSTPIEDFYIVPSEFDREGPAIFRVLINPMVWWMWASGPILVLGTLFALSPRRRLTPAVAPSRTGAGTVRA; this is encoded by the coding sequence GTGATCGTAGAAGCCGGCCAGATCGCCCTCGTTCTCGCGTTAATGGCGTCGGTGTACGCCGCAGCGGCATCGATCATCGGCGTATCGAGGCGCTCTTCCGAGCTGCTCGTCAGCGGGAGGTACGCGCTGTACAGTGTGTTGCCTCTGCTTCTCGTGGCCACGGCGGCGCTCGTTTACGCCTTTGTGACCAACGACTTCTCGGTAAAGTACGTTGCTGAAAACAGCAACCTGGCGATGCCGCAGGCGTACACATGGGTCGCGTTCTACGCTGGGAACTCCGGGTCGATGCTGTACATCGCGGTCGTGTTCTCGCTCATGGCGGTCATTGCCGTTGCAGGCATTCGCAAGGCGCTGCCATACACGTCCCCATATGCCACTGGCATCATGTCGCTGGTGCTCGCGTTCCTGCTTGGGGTCATGGTGTTCCTGGCCAACCCCCTTGCGAGACTGGCAATCGTTCCCCTCGATGGTCAGGGGATCAACCCGCTGCTCGTCCACTTTGGGATGTTCATACACCCTCCGTTGCAGATGGCTGGCCTTGTATCGGTAGCGATTCCGTTTTCGATTGCTATTGGGGCGCTATTAGCAAACAGGGGAGGAAACGACGAGTGGGTGGACCAGGGGCGACTGTGGGGTATGGTCTCCTGGGTGATACTAACGGTCGGGCTCATGCTGGGCTCGTGGTGGGCATACACGATCCTCGGCTGGGGAGGGTACTGGGCATGGGACCCGGTCGAAAACTCCGCGCTGATGCCGTGGCTTGCCATGACAGCGTTCGTTCACTCCATCATGGTGCAGAAGCGCAGGGGCATGTTCCGAATGTGGAACATGATAATCATCATTGTAGGCTTCACGATGGCGCAGATGGGAATGTTCATCAACCGCGGGGGTCCCGTGCCGTCAGTGCATTCGTTCGCGCAGTCGACGATGGGCTGGGTGTTCCTGGCGTTCATGATCGTCACCCTGGTCGGCGCGGTGGCGGTGTTCATCTGGAAGTCAGATACGCTACGCAGCCGTGGCCAACTTGAGTCGGCGCTGTCCCGCGAGAGCGTTTTCCTGGCGCAAAACGTGCTCTTCCTGACTGTGGCGTTCGTCACTCTTTGGGGAACGATCTTTCCGATTTTCTCTGAAGCGGCTAACGACACCGTTGTCACGGTGGGCCAGCCATTCTTCAACCGGGTGAATGGGCCGGTGCTTTTGCTCATCGTGCTCATGATGGGTCTGGGGCCGCTCCTTCCATGGCGGAGAGCGACAGTCTCTCACGCGCTGAGACTTGTGCGAGTCCCACTTGCCGGAGGGCTGATCACCGGGGCCGTTCTTCTGGCTATCGGCATAACCCGGCCGGTGGCGCTGGTTGCCTTCATGACGTGTGGGCTCGTGGTGACGGGCATTCTCTACGAGTGGCTGCGGGGCACCCTTGCACGCCACAGAGGGGGCGAAGAATACCCGGTCGCATTTGTGCGGTTGCTGTCCGCCAACAGGCCGAGGTACGGCGGGTACATCGTGCACCTCGCGATCATCATGCTGGCTGCGGGGGCGATAGCTTCGTCGTTCTACAGCGTCCAGCGGGACTTCGCGATGACGACTGGCGACTCTGCTACAGTGGGGGACTATAGCTTCACATTCATCGGCACGAGGCACGCGACATTCGCCGACCGCCAGGAGGACTACGCACGATTCGAGGTGTTCAAGGGAGACAGCTATCTTGGAATCATGGAGGCGCTGCGGGCTGAGTACCCGGCCTTCAGGATCGCATCGACGCAGGGCGCGATCCACAGCACGCCGATCGAGGACTTTTACATCGTGCCGTCGGAGTTCGACCGTGAAGGCCCTGCGATCTTTCGAGTACTGATCAATCCGATGGTGTGGTGGATGTGGGCGTCCGGGCCCATCCTGGTGCTGGGGACGCTGTTCGCGCTGTCACCCAGACGTCGGCTGACTCCGGCTGTCGCACCGTCCAGGACCGGCGCTGGCACTGTGAGGGCCTGA
- a CDS encoding cytochrome c-type biogenesis protein CcmH produces the protein MGTVKNVLNIGLLTVLTLAAALSTACLTVSEAGVPDIEQRATALNKSIMCPVCPGESIDQSQNSLSIQMRSIVRDKLGEGWTDRQIKDFLVERYGPSVLMEPPTSGFNLAAWVVPPVAFALAIAALLLTLKWMRMSAEAERQAEEDNARDRGDYVSRIEDALNSGDSSEATSERRADGLPGRNSQQ, from the coding sequence TTGGGTACTGTGAAAAACGTTCTCAACATTGGACTACTGACTGTCCTAACACTTGCTGCCGCACTCTCTACTGCGTGTTTGACTGTCAGCGAGGCAGGAGTCCCTGACATCGAACAGCGGGCCACCGCGTTGAACAAGAGCATCATGTGTCCAGTCTGTCCCGGCGAGTCGATAGACCAGAGCCAGAATTCGCTGTCCATCCAGATGCGCTCGATCGTCCGGGACAAGCTTGGTGAGGGTTGGACGGACAGGCAGATCAAGGACTTCCTGGTGGAGAGATACGGTCCGAGTGTCCTGATGGAACCTCCGACCTCCGGGTTCAATCTTGCGGCCTGGGTAGTCCCTCCGGTTGCATTTGCGCTCGCAATCGCCGCACTGCTGCTGACACTGAAGTGGATGAGAATGAGCGCCGAGGCTGAACGCCAAGCGGAAGAGGACAACGCCAGGGACCGAGGAGACTACGTCTCCAGGATTGAAGACGCTCTGAATTCAGGGGACTCAAGCGAGGCGACATCTGAACGCCGTGCCGATGGTCTACCAGGAAGGAATTCACAACAGTGA
- a CDS encoding phosphotransacetylase family protein: protein MAVLLVASDSAGAGKTSVSLALATLARRSGRTANVYKPFSVAEGDPDSEVIAQLSNPELEGWPRSSGSDGPSTGDLSALATDMSSGDNGASLNIVELPTEFGAADVASVAEALDAQILLVTQGRRGLNASDLTDWKDASGDRLAGVLVNGVTRYMSTESTGSIAPSFDEAEIDLVGMLPEDRALLSITVEQIRSGLDGRYVVEEGDVNRPVEHFQVGCMSLDSGELRFGLYANNAVVVRGDRPDIQMSALNASVACLLLTRGIDPIEYISYEAREEETPVVVVESDTLTTMSLLNDVVTSARMDTAAKVSKFAELLEAHADLQRVWSAL from the coding sequence ATGGCTGTCCTACTCGTAGCGTCTGATAGTGCTGGCGCCGGGAAGACATCTGTATCTCTGGCGCTTGCGACGCTCGCGAGGCGTTCTGGACGTACGGCAAACGTGTACAAGCCCTTCTCAGTCGCGGAAGGTGACCCTGATTCTGAGGTGATCGCCCAACTTTCGAACCCAGAACTTGAAGGTTGGCCTAGATCAAGCGGGAGCGACGGCCCATCAACCGGCGACCTCTCTGCGCTCGCAACAGACATGTCGAGTGGAGACAATGGGGCGTCGCTGAACATAGTGGAACTGCCAACCGAGTTCGGTGCAGCAGACGTGGCCTCAGTCGCGGAAGCGCTGGATGCCCAAATCCTACTTGTCACTCAGGGTCGACGAGGGTTGAACGCCTCTGATCTTACAGATTGGAAGGACGCCTCCGGTGACCGTTTGGCAGGTGTGCTCGTAAACGGTGTCACCCGCTACATGAGTACTGAGAGTACCGGGAGCATCGCGCCGTCATTCGATGAGGCTGAGATAGACCTAGTCGGGATGCTTCCCGAAGACCGCGCCCTGCTATCGATCACAGTGGAGCAGATAAGGTCGGGCCTGGATGGCCGCTACGTCGTCGAAGAAGGGGACGTGAACCGCCCGGTCGAACACTTCCAGGTTGGCTGCATGAGCCTCGATTCTGGAGAACTCAGATTTGGGCTCTACGCCAACAACGCCGTTGTCGTACGTGGCGACCGCCCTGACATACAGATGTCTGCCCTGAACGCCTCTGTCGCATGCCTTCTGCTCACCAGGGGCATCGACCCGATCGAGTACATCAGCTACGAGGCTCGGGAAGAGGAGACACCGGTAGTAGTTGTCGAGTCTGACACACTGACGACCATGTCCCTGCTCAACGACGTAGTTACGTCTGCGAGAATGGACACGGCCGCCAAGGTTTCGAAGTTTGCTGAACTGCTCGAAGCCCACGCAGACCTCCAGCGAGTCTGGTCAGCCCTCTAG